Proteins from a genomic interval of Halorussus rarus:
- a CDS encoding SDR family NAD(P)-dependent oxidoreductase produces the protein MATLNPDFSDSTVVVTGAAAGIGRAVALAFGDAGATVLVADVREEPKAADEAAPTHERIRDAGGTAEYVETDVSDPDQIRTVVEAAREFGGVDVMVNNAGVYTKRRFREVTPEEFEEVHAVNARGTFFGTQIAANDMIDRGDPGVVVNTSSDTQGRAAWDHSHYAATKGAVRMITRSAALELASEDVRVNAVAPGPVATEIREGWAEEAEAMAPEGETPDLPLRAADPAELAGAYLFLASDDASFVTGETVWVDGGGHVC, from the coding sequence ATGGCAACGCTGAATCCCGACTTCTCCGACTCCACCGTCGTCGTCACGGGCGCGGCCGCCGGCATCGGCCGGGCGGTCGCGCTGGCGTTCGGCGACGCCGGCGCGACCGTCCTGGTCGCGGACGTGCGCGAGGAACCGAAGGCCGCCGACGAGGCGGCGCCGACCCACGAGCGCATCCGCGACGCCGGCGGGACGGCCGAGTACGTCGAGACCGACGTCTCGGACCCCGACCAGATACGCACCGTGGTCGAGGCCGCCCGCGAGTTCGGCGGCGTCGACGTGATGGTGAACAACGCCGGCGTCTACACCAAGCGGCGCTTCCGCGAGGTCACGCCCGAGGAGTTCGAGGAGGTCCACGCCGTCAACGCCCGCGGCACCTTCTTCGGGACCCAGATCGCCGCCAACGACATGATCGACCGGGGCGACCCCGGCGTCGTGGTCAACACCTCCTCGGACACCCAGGGAAGGGCGGCGTGGGACCACTCCCACTACGCCGCGACCAAGGGCGCCGTCCGGATGATCACCCGGAGCGCCGCGCTCGAACTCGCGTCCGAGGACGTGCGGGTCAACGCGGTCGCGCCCGGCCCGGTCGCCACGGAGATCCGCGAGGGCTGGGCCGAGGAGGCCGAGGCGATGGCGCCCGAGGGCGAGACCCCCGACCTCCCGCTCCGAGCCGCCGATCCGGCGGAACTGGCCGGCGCGTACCTCTTCCTGGCGAGCGACGACGCCTCCTTCGTCACCGGCGAGACGGTCTGGGTCGACGGCGGCGGCCACGTCTGTTGA
- a CDS encoding DUF308 domain-containing protein → MPNDPYTDDEYDDSYEELHGDEPARDQYTDETTDDTFFPSGVGSSSLYPSGWGLWPSGDAVDAEQDAYGDENLESAETDDDDGSWLDEGLIGTFIVVGAILFFFPEPTTSAVGVAMLAMGVMGWIVDWAMS, encoded by the coding sequence ATGCCGAACGACCCGTACACCGACGACGAGTACGACGACAGCTACGAGGAGCTCCACGGGGACGAACCCGCCCGCGACCAGTACACCGACGAGACGACCGACGACACGTTCTTCCCCTCGGGCGTCGGCAGTTCGTCGCTGTACCCGTCCGGCTGGGGGCTCTGGCCCTCGGGCGACGCCGTGGACGCCGAGCAAGACGCGTACGGTGACGAGAATCTCGAGTCCGCGGAGACAGACGATGACGACGGGTCGTGGCTCGACGAGGGCCTCATCGGTACTTTCATCGTCGTCGGCGCTATCCTGTTCTTCTTCCCCGAACCCACCACGTCCGCGGTGGGCGTCGCCATGCTCGCGATGGGCGTGATGGGCTGGATCGTCGACTGGGCGATGTCGTGA